One window of the Eucalyptus grandis isolate ANBG69807.140 chromosome 6, ASM1654582v1, whole genome shotgun sequence genome contains the following:
- the LOC104449107 gene encoding heterogeneous nuclear ribonucleoprotein 1: MGSKMKNDPLSGDGASPGKIFIGGLAKDVTYATFNKHFGQYGEITDSVIMKDRFTGQPRGFGFITYADPSVVDKVIEDEHVLNGKQVEIKRTIPKGSGQSKDFKTKKIFVGGIPSTVTEDELKNFFSKYGEVVEHQIIRDHETNRSRGFGFIIFDSEEVVDDMLSKGNMIEMAGTKVEIKKAEPKKASNPPPSSAFGSNSRGRSFNDGFGGFGGSYGGFDGGYGPGPYRTPGGFGSRLGGYGYGSGGGEFGGSYGGFGGGSLGGYRGESSLGYSSRFGPYGSSYGGGYGGGSLGGYGRGGEGYGGYGGSGYGGGYDSGPGASYGGAGGMYGRGGYSGSSRYHPYAR; the protein is encoded by the exons ATGGGTTCTAAGATGAAGAACGACCCCCTCTCCGGCGATGGAGCCAGCCCCGG GAAGATCTTCATCGGAGGACTGGCTAAAGATGTTACTTACG CGACATTCAATAAGCACTTTGGGCAATATGGGGAGATAACGGATTCTGTGATAATGAAAGATCGATTTACGGGTCAACCCAGGGGTTTTGGATTTATCACTTATGCTGATCCTTCGGTGGTCGACAAAGTTATAGAAGATGAACATGTCCTCAATGGGAAGCAG GTTGAGATCAAGAGGACCATTCCTAAAGGCTCAGGCCAATCGAAGGATTTcaagacaaagaaaatatttgttgGTGGTATACCATCAACTGTCACAGAAG ATGAATTGaagaatttcttctctaagTATGGAGAAGTTGTTGAACATCAGATAATCCGCGATCATGAGACTAATCGTTCTCGAGGCTTTGGGTTCATAATTTTTGATAGTGAAGAAgttgttgatgatatgttgtcTAAGGGAAATATGATAGAAATGGCCGGTACTAAG GTGGAGATCAAGAAAGCTGAACCAAAGAAAGCCTCAAACCCACCTCCTTCATCTGCATTTGGTAGCAATTCTAGGGGTCGCTCTTTCAATGATGGCTTTGGTGGATTTGGTGGTTCTTATGGGGGCTTTGATGGAGGATATGGACCTGGTCCATATAGGACTCCTGGAGGCTTTGGCAGTAGACTTGGCGGGTATGGGTATGGTAGTGGTGGTGGTGAATTTGGCGGTAGTTATGGGGGGTTTGGAGGTGGTAGCTTAGGAGGTTATCGAGGGGAGTCTTCCCTTGGTTATTCTAGTCGCTTTGGACCCTATGGTAGCAGCTATGGTGGAGGCTATGGTGGAGGCAGTTTAGGTGGATATGGTCGAGGAGGTGAAGGCTACGGTGGTTATGGAGGTTCAGGCTATGGTGGTGGTTATGACTCGGGTCCAGGTGCTAGTTATGGTGGAGCTGGTGGGATGTATGGCAGGGGAGGCTATAGTGGCAGTAGTCGGTACCACCCTTACGCGAGATAG
- the LOC104449108 gene encoding ER membrane protein complex subunit 8/9 homolog: MGSGELRYEIAQNAYIKLVLHALKHKAAAVNGVLLGRLSDRGDAVEVLDAVPLFHSHLGLLPNLEISLLLIEEYYGSKGMSIVGYFHANERYDDTELGGIARNIGDHIFRYFPQAAVLLLDNKKLEALSNGKDRSPVMQLYTRDSSKNWKLVSSDGSNRLITKEPTANVVLLDYMTSEKWQNVVDFDDHLDDISKDWLNPDLFK; encoded by the exons ATGGGAAGCGGCGAATTGCGGTACGAGATCGCGCAGAACGCCTACATAAAGCTCGTCCTCCACGCCCTCAAGCACAAGGCCGCCGCCGTCAACGGCGTCCTCCTCGGCCGCCTCTCCGATcgcggcgacgccgtcgaggtcCTCGACGCCGTCCCGCTCTTCCACTCCCACCTCGGCCTCCTCCCCAATCTCGAGATCTCCCTCCTCCTG ATAGAGGAGTATTATGGATCGAAGGGGATGAGTATAGTGGGGTACTTTCATGCGAACGAGAGGTACGATGATACCGAGCTTGGTGGTATCGCTAGAAATATTGGAGACCACATCTTTCGCTACTTTCCGCAGGCTGCAGTACTTCTG TTAGATAATAAGAAGCTTGAGGCTTTGTCGAATGGGAAGGATCGGTCTCCTGTCATGCAG CTTTACACACGGGATTCATCTAAGAACTGGAAGTTAGTCTCATCAGACGGAAGTAACCGGTTAATTACCAAGGAACCAACTGCGAATGTGGTCCTGTTGGATTACATGACATCTGAAAAATGGCAAAATGTTGTCGATTTTGATGACCATCTTGATGACATAAGCAA GGACTGGCTCAATCCAGATCTGTTCAAGTGA